One Pseudomonas brassicacearum genomic region harbors:
- a CDS encoding PLD nuclease N-terminal domain-containing protein, translating into MSELASYFWIAVAVLLLLVDLWAIISVFRSDKSAGTKAGWALLLIILPVLGLIIWGVAGPRGIKEGPSSPEHSKG; encoded by the coding sequence ATGTCTGAATTAGCCAGTTATTTCTGGATCGCTGTTGCGGTGCTTTTGCTGCTGGTGGATCTGTGGGCAATTATCAGCGTCTTTCGAAGCGACAAGTCTGCCGGAACCAAGGCGGGTTGGGCCTTGCTGCTGATTATCCTGCCCGTGCTGGGCTTGATTATCTGGGGTGTGGCCGGGCCTCGAGGGATCAAGGAAGGCCCGTCATCACCGGAACACAGCAAGGGCTGA
- a CDS encoding SPFH domain-containing protein, translated as MTSKTISSLVAAIIGVVLLCVFFGSWYTVDETERGVLLRNGALVGVVEPGLSFKTPFIESVRMISTQSQVTSYDDLQAYSKDQQSAELKVSVSWHIAPSDVAKVYTQFKDLEGIRDRMISRQVPTQVENVFGKFNAVAAVQNRVQLVNDISSAIKATITGPVIIDSVQVENIDFSDAYEKAIEARMAAEVQVKTREQQLATEQVQAQIRVTQAQAEADSQVAQAKADAQATELRGKAEAEAIKARAQALASNQNLVELTKAERWNGVLPTTVLPNSALPFIDIK; from the coding sequence GTGACCAGCAAAACCATTAGCTCTCTCGTCGCGGCAATCATAGGCGTCGTCCTGTTGTGCGTCTTCTTTGGCAGTTGGTACACGGTCGATGAAACCGAGCGTGGTGTGCTATTGCGCAACGGTGCACTGGTCGGGGTGGTGGAACCGGGGTTGTCATTCAAGACGCCATTTATCGAGTCTGTGCGCATGATCAGCACACAGAGCCAGGTCACCTCTTATGACGACCTCCAGGCCTATAGCAAGGACCAACAGTCCGCGGAGCTCAAAGTGTCCGTGTCCTGGCACATCGCGCCTTCCGATGTGGCGAAGGTCTACACCCAGTTCAAGGACCTTGAAGGCATCCGGGACCGGATGATCAGCCGCCAGGTGCCGACACAGGTGGAAAACGTGTTTGGCAAGTTCAACGCCGTGGCCGCCGTGCAGAACCGCGTGCAACTGGTCAACGACATTTCCAGCGCCATCAAGGCCACCATTACCGGGCCTGTGATCATCGACAGCGTCCAGGTCGAGAACATCGACTTCAGCGACGCCTATGAAAAAGCCATCGAAGCGCGCATGGCGGCCGAGGTGCAGGTCAAGACCCGCGAGCAACAACTCGCCACCGAGCAGGTTCAAGCCCAGATTCGTGTAACCCAGGCCCAGGCGGAAGCCGACTCGCAAGTGGCCCAGGCCAAAGCGGATGCACAGGCCACCGAATTGCGCGGGAAGGCTGAGGCCGAGGCCATCAAGGCACGGGCCCAGGCCCTGGCCAGTAACCAGAACCTGGTGGAACTCACCAAGGCCGAGCGCTGGAACGGTGTGCTACCCACTACCGTGCTGCCAAACAGCGCCCTGCCCTTCATCGACATCAAGTAA
- a CDS encoding polysaccharide deacetylase family protein: MRIIARALAIVALATGLSGCIGAPVELTPQTEQDLRAQPPIRFLLTFDDGPSAARFWNPSEEVLDALLDNPVQPGIKAVFFVQTRAPRAGGSDIGRSLMRREQQEGHVLGFHTATYWHTNHRFLNPDELEQSLVNGGADIAAVTGAAPSLVRPPFWSYDRRTFAAYQRHGLHVLLTDLSANDGKVWGITLSPRRRMNLTRQLSEVREGIAAGQLPAVDGVIPVVVTFHDLNRYTARHTREYLQILLDAARDTGVRTDAKPFYDDRQALERAAMVRTVKNTTQAVHLPGLWDWLWDSDSH, encoded by the coding sequence ATGAGAATCATCGCCAGGGCGCTGGCCATCGTAGCGCTTGCCACTGGGCTGTCGGGCTGCATAGGCGCTCCCGTCGAACTGACCCCGCAGACTGAGCAAGACCTGCGGGCGCAACCTCCGATCCGTTTCCTGCTCACATTCGATGACGGTCCCAGCGCAGCGCGTTTCTGGAACCCCAGCGAGGAGGTCCTGGACGCTCTCTTGGACAATCCGGTGCAGCCCGGGATCAAGGCGGTCTTCTTTGTTCAAACCCGCGCGCCACGGGCCGGCGGAAGCGATATCGGCCGGTCGTTGATGCGCCGTGAGCAGCAAGAAGGGCACGTGCTGGGCTTTCATACGGCGACCTATTGGCACACCAATCACCGGTTCCTGAATCCTGATGAACTGGAGCAGTCGCTGGTCAATGGCGGCGCCGACATCGCGGCGGTCACCGGTGCGGCGCCTAGCCTGGTGAGGCCGCCGTTCTGGAGCTACGACAGGCGTACCTTCGCCGCCTACCAGCGCCATGGACTGCATGTATTGCTCACCGACCTGAGCGCCAACGACGGCAAGGTCTGGGGGATCACCCTCAGCCCGCGACGGCGAATGAATCTGACGCGCCAGCTCTCCGAGGTGCGCGAAGGCATCGCCGCAGGGCAGTTGCCTGCGGTTGATGGGGTGATTCCGGTGGTGGTCACCTTTCACGACCTCAATCGCTATACCGCCCGCCACACTCGGGAATACTTGCAGATCCTGCTCGACGCCGCCCGGGACACGGGCGTGAGGACCGACGCCAAGCCCTTCTATGATGACCGCCAGGCGTTGGAGCGAGCGGCAATGGTTCGCACGGTCAAGAACACCACCCAGGCGGTGCACTTGCCGGGTTTGTGGGATTGGCTATGGGATTCGGATTCCCACTGA
- a CDS encoding DAHL domain-containing protein, with amino-acid sequence MTTIIKKYKWPALLAVALIVFCALIFFLIKSYTYDSSTYFESRDFIRQLKQSDANWNVKILRKKIGVNNNLSLVPPPEAAGRWLQLEQLNSSGPLAALWASRRQGYVDAVKNKTTLVDQFQQHNANLRTSLDALPIIEDDIQTLLKEIPFESPAERQAAASNVLELTLTTLEYALYVTSDKAKEAQSQLSGLEHYIDQLPPASRPLFITLTQHVKSIIEEQPVVNDLLDRISVIPVAQELDNINELLNETQRRTAATDRQYHIYLAVCASLMALLMIYLAVRLVRSYSVINQINQELKSSNERLEERVQERTRELKEAERELVDAARMAGMAEIATNVLHNVGNVLNSVNISADLVTRKLKSSKTQGLGKAVKMMNEHADDLGRFITQDEKGQLLPRYFNELVDSIAAEQALLIEELAQLTKSIDHIKEIVTTQQTYAGAARLIEALTISDLFEDALRMNSGALSRHHVTVIKDYQDVPPIMGDKHRLLLILINLISNAKFAMSHVNDHPREMTLGIRTIDGTTLSLSVKDRGEGIAPDNLARIFNHGFTTRKDGHGFGLHSCALAAVEMNGRLHVHSEGPGQGAEFTLEIPLEPARP; translated from the coding sequence GTGACGACCATTATCAAAAAATATAAATGGCCCGCCTTATTGGCTGTCGCGCTTATTGTCTTTTGCGCGTTGATATTCTTTTTGATCAAGTCATACACGTACGATTCATCGACCTACTTCGAATCCCGTGACTTCATTCGCCAACTCAAGCAATCCGACGCCAACTGGAACGTCAAAATCCTCAGGAAAAAGATCGGCGTCAACAACAACCTGTCGCTGGTACCGCCACCTGAGGCGGCCGGTCGATGGCTGCAGTTGGAGCAGCTCAATAGTTCTGGCCCGCTGGCGGCTCTTTGGGCGTCGAGACGGCAAGGCTATGTGGATGCGGTCAAGAACAAAACCACACTGGTCGATCAATTCCAGCAACACAACGCCAATCTACGCACCTCCCTGGATGCGCTGCCGATTATTGAGGACGACATTCAAACCCTGCTCAAAGAGATACCGTTCGAAAGTCCTGCGGAGCGTCAGGCAGCGGCCTCCAATGTTCTTGAACTGACCCTGACGACGCTGGAGTACGCGCTTTATGTCACCTCAGACAAAGCCAAGGAAGCGCAGAGCCAACTGAGTGGACTGGAACATTACATCGACCAGTTGCCCCCGGCCTCTCGGCCCCTCTTTATCACCCTGACCCAGCACGTCAAATCCATTATCGAGGAACAACCGGTCGTCAATGACCTGCTTGACCGCATCAGTGTTATTCCCGTTGCCCAGGAACTGGACAACATCAATGAGCTGTTGAACGAGACCCAGCGCAGGACAGCCGCAACGGACCGTCAATATCATATCTACCTGGCCGTGTGTGCCAGCCTCATGGCGCTCTTGATGATCTACCTGGCGGTGCGGCTGGTTCGCAGCTACTCCGTCATCAACCAAATCAACCAGGAACTGAAGTCGTCCAATGAGCGGCTCGAGGAGCGAGTGCAAGAGCGTACTCGCGAACTGAAGGAGGCCGAACGCGAACTGGTGGACGCCGCACGGATGGCGGGCATGGCCGAAATTGCCACGAATGTGCTGCACAACGTCGGGAATGTGCTCAACAGCGTGAATATTTCAGCGGACCTGGTGACGCGCAAGTTGAAGAGCAGCAAGACGCAGGGGCTCGGCAAAGCGGTAAAAATGATGAACGAACATGCCGACGACTTGGGCCGGTTCATTACCCAGGATGAAAAGGGTCAATTATTGCCCCGCTACTTCAACGAACTGGTGGACTCCATCGCCGCCGAACAGGCACTGCTGATCGAAGAACTGGCGCAACTGACCAAGAGCATCGATCACATCAAGGAAATCGTCACCACTCAACAAACCTATGCCGGGGCCGCCAGGCTGATCGAAGCGCTCACTATCAGTGACCTGTTTGAAGATGCACTACGCATGAACTCGGGCGCGCTGAGCCGACACCACGTCACCGTCATTAAGGATTACCAGGACGTCCCGCCCATCATGGGTGACAAGCACCGGTTGCTGTTGATCCTGATCAACCTCATCAGCAATGCCAAGTTCGCGATGTCTCATGTCAACGATCACCCGCGGGAAATGACACTGGGAATCCGGACTATCGATGGAACGACGTTGAGCCTCAGCGTCAAGGATCGCGGCGAAGGCATTGCGCCCGATAACCTGGCCCGCATCTTCAACCACGGGTTCACGACCCGCAAGGACGGCCATGGATTCGGCTTGCACAGCTGCGCCTTGGCGGCGGTTGAAATGAATGGCCGACTCCACGTTCATAGTGAAGGACCCGGGCAGGGAGCAGAGTTCACCTTGGAGATTCCACTGGAACCGGCACGCCCCTGA
- a CDS encoding DUF6555 family protein, whose amino-acid sequence MGGPSLYIIDYVLHGEPKSFIIRAEVMNNSEAWHWASCDAGVGRIPKFGREKVKRVSKPLAEKYGITDVRWRASVAPSWIKESG is encoded by the coding sequence ATGGGCGGGCCATCGCTTTACATCATCGACTACGTGCTCCATGGCGAGCCGAAGTCATTCATCATTCGCGCTGAAGTGATGAATAACTCCGAAGCTTGGCATTGGGCCAGTTGCGACGCGGGTGTCGGGCGCATACCCAAATTCGGGCGGGAAAAGGTCAAGCGGGTTTCAAAACCCCTGGCTGAAAAATACGGCATTACCGACGTACGCTGGCGAGCGAGCGTCGCGCCGTCCTGGATCAAGGAGTCCGGCTGA
- a CDS encoding NUDIX hydrolase, which translates to MKIRATVICEENRHILLVRKANSRWTLPGGSVERGETHAGAAIRELAEETGLDVENLLYLMQIYDGETEHHVFEASVSDSTAARPQNEISDCLWHPLDAIAQLQMKRGTREILEAFRRRL; encoded by the coding sequence ATGAAAATTCGAGCGACCGTCATCTGCGAGGAGAACCGCCATATTCTCCTGGTTCGCAAAGCCAACAGCCGCTGGACATTGCCTGGCGGTTCCGTTGAGCGCGGTGAAACCCATGCTGGAGCTGCCATTCGAGAACTGGCGGAAGAAACCGGCCTTGACGTCGAAAACCTGCTCTACCTGATGCAAATCTATGACGGTGAAACCGAACACCACGTATTCGAAGCCTCGGTCAGCGACTCAACGGCGGCCAGGCCACAGAATGAAATCAGCGATTGCCTCTGGCATCCGCTGGACGCCATTGCGCAGCTGCAGATGAAAAGAGGCACG